One Nitrospirota bacterium genomic window carries:
- a CDS encoding RnfABCDGE type electron transport complex subunit B — protein sequence MIETLTHITGLISNLTQFLNDFGIGHLIGHLPVPHVGVGGGVEAKESVDVLATIKFTIIFVAGIGAIFGLGLAFAAKKFSVKMDPKVEQVRDILAGAQCGGCGFAGCQQYAEAVVERPEVSSTLCTPGGAHVAELVALITGKKAEITEPKYSTIMCQGGLSKAIKKFNYEGVKDCRAAVLAGGGDKSCAYGCLGYGTCTTVCPFDAIHMGGDALPVVDRTKCTGCGLCALACPKKVIEILPGSKAVQTACHSKDRGTDTRKSCQIGCIACGMCEKVCPFNAAEVKDNLSRINIDKCKVCGLCVIKCPTKAIVDLLPARSKAFIVESKCIGCNICMKVCPVNAAYGQLKQKHTIDATKCIGCGICTAKCPVQAINGTFNFNEVYEKAQQKKKANTEVSST from the coding sequence ATGATAGAGACTCTGACACATATAACCGGATTAATATCAAACCTAACACAGTTTCTTAATGATTTTGGGATAGGTCATTTGATAGGACACCTTCCCGTACCGCATGTTGGAGTGGGTGGAGGAGTTGAGGCAAAAGAGAGCGTAGATGTTCTTGCAACGATAAAATTTACGATCATATTTGTAGCAGGAATAGGTGCAATATTTGGGTTAGGGTTGGCATTTGCAGCTAAGAAGTTTTCAGTAAAAATGGATCCAAAGGTAGAGCAAGTGAGGGATATTTTAGCTGGAGCACAGTGTGGCGGTTGCGGCTTTGCCGGCTGTCAGCAGTATGCTGAGGCTGTGGTGGAGCGCCCTGAGGTGTCCTCAACGCTTTGCACGCCGGGTGGCGCTCATGTGGCAGAGCTGGTTGCCTTGATAACCGGAAAGAAGGCGGAAATAACTGAGCCTAAGTATTCAACGATAATGTGCCAGGGCGGGTTAAGTAAAGCCATAAAGAAGTTTAACTACGAGGGAGTGAAGGACTGCCGGGCTGCTGTGCTGGCAGGAGGCGGAGATAAGTCTTGTGCTTATGGCTGTTTGGGTTACGGAACCTGTACGACGGTTTGTCCTTTTGATGCAATACACATGGGGGGAGATGCTCTTCCCGTCGTAGACAGGACAAAGTGTACTGGGTGCGGTCTGTGTGCGTTGGCGTGTCCCAAAAAAGTTATTGAGATACTTCCGGGTAGTAAGGCTGTACAAACTGCTTGCCACAGTAAAGACCGCGGCACTGATACGAGAAAATCGTGTCAGATAGGTTGTATTGCCTGCGGAATGTGTGAAAAGGTGTGTCCGTTTAATGCAGCAGAGGTAAAAGATAATCTCTCCCGCATCAACATAGATAAGTGTAAGGTCTGTGGTCTATGTGTAATAAAGTGTCCGACTAAGGCAATTGTTGATCTTTTACCCGCTAGATCTAAGGCATTCATAGTTGAAAGCAAGTGCATTGGCTGCAATATATGTATGAAGGTCTGTCCGGTAAATGCTGCGTATGGACAATTAAAACAAAAACACACCATTGATGCGACAAAATGTATTGGTTGTGGCATATGCACGGCTAAATGTCCGGTTCAGGCCATTAATGGTACCTTCAATTTCAATGAAGTTTATGAAAAAGCTCAACAAAAAAAGAAGGCTAATACAGAGGTAAGCTCTACTTAG
- a CDS encoding peptidylprolyl isomerase has product MAQVKMGDKVRVHYKGYLNDGSVFDSSLEREPMEFTMGEGMLIAGFENGVLGMNEGDAKTVKISPEDGYGPYRDDMVLVVEKSQVPPNINPYPGMVLQVRSNDGSSVNVTIAEIAETSVTLDGNHPLAGKELNFDITLVQVI; this is encoded by the coding sequence ATGGCTCAGGTAAAAATGGGTGATAAAGTGCGTGTGCACTATAAAGGGTACTTGAATGATGGCAGTGTGTTTGACAGTTCATTAGAGAGAGAACCCATGGAGTTTACTATGGGAGAGGGGATGTTGATAGCTGGCTTTGAAAACGGAGTTCTTGGAATGAACGAGGGTGATGCTAAAACGGTTAAAATTTCACCCGAAGATGGATACGGCCCTTACAGAGACGATATGGTGCTTGTAGTAGAAAAGTCGCAGGTACCACCAAATATAAATCCTTATCCTGGGATGGTACTACAAGTTCGCTCCAATGATGGCTCAAGTGTCAATGTGACGATTGCAGAGATTGCCGAAACATCAGTCACCCTTGACGGAAACCACCCCCTTGCTGGTAAAGAGCTGAATTTTGATATAACTTTGGTACAAGTTATTTAA
- a CDS encoding alpha/beta hydrolase, with protein sequence MKFLLLHGLAGDPTNWEETSYILKEYGHKCFIPEIHYFNSNFSSIPDLAANILNNIPNNFLNEDTIVVGNSLGGSIALSLGENYSKIILVASYAKTSIQGMGLKLTTFAQELSRIFHYPNKLTKNQRNTYEKLWENITSRDNIPRLNRIKRAALSFDDEQYYQKLHHKLQFICGGNDQVSPLEYFNDLKLRYPSIELFTIPDCGHAIPVEKPQELANYIIMSTEKKYA encoded by the coding sequence ATGAAATTCTTATTGTTACATGGACTTGCAGGTGACCCAACTAACTGGGAGGAAACCTCTTATATTTTAAAGGAATACGGACATAAATGTTTTATCCCTGAAATTCACTATTTCAATAGCAATTTCTCATCAATCCCCGATCTTGCAGCAAATATTCTAAATAATATACCCAACAATTTTTTAAATGAGGATACTATCGTTGTCGGAAACTCTTTAGGTGGCTCTATAGCTCTTTCTCTTGGTGAAAATTATTCAAAAATTATTCTTGTTGCATCATATGCTAAAACAAGCATTCAAGGTATGGGCTTAAAACTTACAACTTTTGCACAAGAATTAAGCAGAATTTTTCACTACCCCAACAAACTTACTAAAAATCAGAGGAATACATATGAAAAGTTATGGGAAAATATTACTTCAAGAGATAACATTCCAAGATTAAACAGAATAAAGAGAGCTGCATTATCATTTGACGATGAACAATATTACCAGAAACTACACCATAAATTACAATTTATATGTGGGGGGAATGATCAAGTAAGCCCGTTGGAATATTTTAATGATTTAAAACTTAGATATCCATCTATAGAACTTTTTACAATCCCGGATTGTGGTCACGCAATTCCTGTCGAGAAGCCACAAGAATTAGCAAATTACATAATTATGAGTACGGAGAAAAAATATGCTTAA
- a CDS encoding CHASE2 domain-containing protein: protein MSRQSKVFLLKVPDWPTGVLITIIFISLYLAGWGLFKTVDFKLYNFSSLLRTKKLITPARVIIVGIDNESIEKLGRWPWQGTLIADAINKLSSYGVRVIGLNLIFSESDVNRGLTVIRKLRQKIESDPAATDDKKVMEIHDSLLEAELSLDNDATLSKAIGDAKNVVLPVMFSLDKTTAMLKVKIPLYLENNSLKLQFKKNYHSAYDVLTPIDDFAIKASAIGHLNLLTSSDGVVRKEPVLIYYKEHLFPSFALQLALKYLRYDIRNAKVGKYLQIKELKIPVNAKNEVFISYNGKRRTFPYYTFSNLMSGKNLSEAVFKDKIVIIGTIAPSISPPVLTPLNSKIPAVEVTANMVENILNSNYIVRPGWFVYAEIALMVVFGLFVSFAIPRMKAAMVGIITAAALIVTIGAGIFLLSYFGYWLKVSSPVALLFVGYAVMVSKRFLITKPVEEIKTEESIETNKMLSLSFHGQGQLDMAFEKLKGCPVADIEVKEQLYSLGLDFEKKRLFNKAIEVYEHILTGGAYRDLHEKIKRLKTPGDTVMLTPKRMDATVIMESAEKKPTIGRYQLIRELGRGAMGVVYHGKDPVINREVAIKTLKYDEIEEDQIEDVRQRFLKEAEAAGKLSHPNIVKIYDVGDDNDESFMAMELLSGGDLTRFCQQSTRLPFGEVLAIVSGVADALDYAHANGVVHRDIKPANIMLLENKEIRVTDFGIARVMENSKTVTGMVMGTPSYMSPEQIAGKKVDGRSDLFSLGVVFYELLTVEKPFKGDSIATLMYNITSSEPIPINELDRRIPSCIVQIINKLLLKKPEERYQTGRDFIEDLNQCKKTIIAKQRAKTATQQPPSALRNIKP from the coding sequence ATGAGCAGGCAGAGCAAGGTGTTTTTGTTAAAAGTACCGGATTGGCCTACCGGTGTTTTGATAACAATTATTTTCATCTCGTTGTATTTAGCCGGTTGGGGTCTTTTTAAAACTGTAGATTTTAAACTTTATAATTTCAGCAGTCTGTTAAGAACAAAGAAGTTAATCACACCTGCCAGAGTAATAATCGTTGGTATTGATAACGAGAGCATTGAAAAATTGGGACGCTGGCCGTGGCAGGGAACCCTGATAGCTGACGCCATAAATAAGCTCAGCAGCTACGGAGTAAGAGTAATCGGGCTTAATCTGATATTTTCTGAAAGTGACGTAAACCGAGGTCTTACCGTTATCCGTAAACTGAGGCAAAAGATAGAGAGCGACCCTGCTGCCACTGATGATAAAAAAGTTATGGAAATCCACGATTCCCTTCTTGAGGCTGAGCTGTCACTGGATAACGATGCCACTCTTTCTAAAGCCATAGGGGATGCTAAAAATGTGGTTTTACCGGTTATGTTTTCCTTAGACAAGACTACTGCAATGCTAAAGGTAAAAATTCCGCTCTATCTTGAAAACAACTCTTTAAAATTACAATTTAAAAAAAACTATCACAGTGCTTATGATGTGCTGACACCAATCGATGATTTCGCTATTAAGGCCTCTGCCATTGGCCACCTAAACTTGTTAACGTCAAGTGACGGTGTTGTCAGAAAAGAACCTGTGCTGATTTACTATAAAGAGCATCTGTTTCCCTCTTTCGCTCTTCAATTGGCACTAAAATATCTTCGCTATGACATAAGGAATGCAAAAGTTGGCAAATACCTGCAAATCAAAGAGCTGAAGATTCCTGTTAACGCAAAAAATGAGGTATTTATCAGCTATAACGGAAAACGCAGGACTTTTCCTTATTATACATTTAGTAATCTTATGAGCGGTAAAAACTTATCTGAGGCTGTGTTTAAAGACAAGATCGTTATAATAGGCACTATTGCCCCCAGTATAAGCCCACCTGTTCTAACCCCTCTAAACAGCAAAATTCCTGCCGTTGAAGTGACAGCAAATATGGTTGAAAACATTTTAAACAGCAATTACATAGTAAGACCGGGATGGTTTGTGTATGCTGAAATTGCCTTGATGGTGGTATTTGGACTTTTTGTTTCCTTTGCCATTCCACGTATGAAAGCTGCAATGGTTGGGATAATAACAGCAGCAGCACTTATAGTAACAATCGGAGCCGGCATCTTTTTATTGTCATACTTCGGGTATTGGCTAAAGGTATCATCCCCTGTAGCCCTACTTTTTGTCGGCTATGCAGTTATGGTGTCAAAGCGTTTTCTTATAACTAAACCCGTAGAGGAAATAAAGACTGAGGAAAGTATTGAAACCAATAAGATGCTCAGCCTTTCATTTCATGGCCAGGGACAGTTGGATATGGCCTTTGAGAAACTCAAAGGCTGTCCTGTAGCGGATATAGAAGTAAAGGAGCAACTGTATAGCCTTGGTCTTGATTTTGAGAAAAAACGCTTGTTTAACAAAGCGATAGAGGTGTATGAACATATTTTAACTGGGGGAGCTTACAGGGATTTACATGAAAAAATAAAGAGGCTAAAAACTCCAGGGGACACCGTTATGCTGACCCCAAAACGTATGGATGCCACTGTGATAATGGAAAGTGCTGAGAAAAAACCTACTATTGGCCGGTATCAACTGATAAGAGAGCTTGGCCGTGGAGCTATGGGGGTAGTATATCACGGCAAGGACCCTGTGATTAACCGTGAGGTGGCAATAAAGACCCTCAAATACGACGAAATAGAGGAGGATCAGATAGAGGATGTAAGACAACGATTTTTGAAAGAAGCTGAGGCTGCCGGCAAACTGTCCCACCCTAACATTGTTAAAATCTACGATGTTGGAGATGATAACGACGAATCGTTCATGGCGATGGAGCTTCTGTCCGGAGGCGACCTTACAAGGTTTTGCCAGCAAAGTACGAGACTGCCCTTTGGTGAGGTTTTAGCAATTGTCTCCGGTGTTGCCGATGCGCTTGACTACGCACACGCAAACGGGGTTGTGCACAGAGATATTAAACCAGCCAATATAATGCTATTAGAGAATAAGGAGATTCGTGTAACTGATTTTGGAATAGCACGCGTTATGGAAAATTCAAAAACAGTAACCGGTATGGTTATGGGAACTCCGAGTTATATGTCTCCGGAGCAGATAGCGGGGAAAAAAGTGGACGGAAGGTCAGACCTATTTTCCCTTGGCGTGGTGTTTTATGAGCTTCTTACCGTCGAAAAGCCCTTTAAAGGCGACAGCATTGCTACACTGATGTACAATATTACATCCTCTGAGCCCATTCCGATTAATGAATTAGACCGCAGGATTCCCTCCTGTATTGTCCAGATAATAAACAAACTGCTCTTAAAAAAACCTGAAGAGCGCTATCAAACGGGCAGAGATTTCATTGAAGACCTCAATCAGTGTAAGAAAACAATCATTGCAAAGCAGCGGGCAAAAACTGCCACTCAGCAACCACCCTCAGCCTTGCGTAATATCAAACCGTGA